The proteins below are encoded in one region of Triticum aestivum cultivar Chinese Spring chromosome 1B, IWGSC CS RefSeq v2.1, whole genome shotgun sequence:
- the LOC123085208 gene encoding uncharacterized protein, which produces MAAVILSNTRVMPTSYNKTIMSNLSLHRIGDGAGTNQATVIQKDYKFGHTAVNDWVIYEGAGPGPVFARGQGSHILAGNSISTIMITFEDPRYKGSSLALMGNILDNGQWAIVGGTGLFKYATGFIDLVPVQQSSPKNISNITIEVCNPNY; this is translated from the exons ATGGCGGCTGTTATTTTGTCCAACACCCGGGTTATGCCCACCAGTTATAACAAGACCATCATGAGCAACTTGTCCTTGCACCGTATCGGCGATGGGGCCGGCACAAATCAAGCCACTGTGATCCAAAAGGATTACAAGTTTGGTCATACTGCTGTTAATGACTGGGTAATTTACGAAGGTGCAGGCCCCGGTCCGGTGTTCGCCCGCGGACAAGGCAGCCACATTCTTGCCGGCAACTCCATATCTACCATCATGATAACGTTCGAGGATCCAAG gtacaagggctccagccttGCTCTTATGGGCAACATCTTGGATAATGGTCAGTGGGCTATTGTTGGAGGGACTGGGTTATTTAAGTATGCAACTGGATTCATTGACTTGGTTCCTGTTCAACAGTCGAGCCCCAAGAACATTTCAAACATCACCATCGAAGTATGCAATCCAAATTATTGA